DNA sequence from the Pseudomonas tritici genome:
AACAGGCTGGCAATCACCAGCACCAGCAGACTCAAGACGGATTGCCGCACACACCGCATCATGTTTTGTTACCTGAAGTTTCTTCCTGAAGACGCCGACTTTACCTTATCAGCGCTATAACGCGTGACCCTACGGCGTTGACTATTTAAACTGCCCGCACGCATAGCAATACGCCATAACCGGGGCCCTGCATGGACTTACAAAAGCGCAACAACGTCAGTGTCATGGGCAACGGCGCCTCGACGCTGGTGTTTTCCCACGGGTTTGGCTGCAACCAAGCCATGTGGAATTACTTGGTCCCGTCATTTTGCGAGCGTTTTCGGGTCGTGCTGTACGACTTGGTTGGCGCAGGGCTGTCGGACCTCAGCGCCTTTGACAAGGCTAAATACAGTGCTCTGGATGGCTACGCCCGCGATCTGAACGAGATCATTGATCAATACGCGGTCGGCCCCGTCATTCACGTGGGCCACTCGGTCAGCGCGATGATCGGCACCCTCGCCGACCGCCTGGCCCCCGGCCGTATTGCCGCCCATGTGATGATCGGCCCGTCGCCGCGCTATATCGACGAAGACGGTTATGTCGGCGGCTTCAAGCGCAGCGATATCAATGACCTGCTCGACACCCTCGACAGCAATTACCTCGGCTGGTCCAGTGCCATGGCCCCGGTGATCATGGGCGCGCCCGACCAACCGGCGTTGAGTGACACGCTGACCGACAGTTTCTGCCGCACCGAACCCGACATCGCCAAGCAATTCGCGCGGGTCACGTTTATGTCGGACAACCGCAAGGACGTGATCGGCCTGACCACCCCGGTGCTGATCCTGCAATCGACCGATGACCTGATCGCCCCCATCGCCGTGGGCGAATACCTGCACAGCGTACTGCCCAACAGCACCTATTGCCTGGTGGACAACGTCGGCCATTGCCCTCACATGAGCGCGCCGCACGCCTGCGCGACTGCCATGCAAGCGTTTCTGGCACCGTGGGCCGTGCCCGATGCCGGCTGAGCTATTCGACAGCGCCGCCTGCGCCCTGGCAGTCACCGCGCAAGACGGCACGATCCTGCAGGCCAACGCGCGCTTCAGCGAGTGGCTGGGGTTCAGCACTGCCGAATTGTGCGGCAAGCGTTTCCAGGACCTGCTGACCATGGGCGGGCGGATTTTCCACCAGACCCACCTGGCGCCGATGCTGCGCATGCACGGCAGTGTCGCCGAGGTGAAACTGGACCTGCTGCACCGCGACGGGCACAAGCTGACCATGCTGCTCAACGGCAATAAACGCGAACTGGCCGATCACGTGGTCTACGACCTCGCGTTGTTTGGCACGACTGATCGCGACAAATACGAGCGGGAGCTGCTGAACGCCCACAAAACGGCCGAAGCGCTGCTGCAGGAAAAAACCGCCGCTGAACTGGCACTGCATCAAGCCCAGGTCGAGTTGAGCGAGGCCTATGCCATCGCTCAACGCCGTGCGCTGTTCGCCGAGCAGATGGTCGCGATTGTCAGCCATGACCTGAAAAACCCGCTCACCGCGATCCGCATGGCGTCCGACTTTCTCAGCCGTGGCGAACGCACGGCCAAGGAACGCCAACTGCTGGGGCATATCGGTCAATCGTCCGAGCGCGCCCAGCGCATGATCGCCGACCTGTTGGACTTCACCCAGGCCCGTGTCGGCCAGGGCATCGTCATCAAGGCGGCCCCTCTGGATTTGCACAGCGTGATTCACCGCGCCGTGGATGAACTGCGCGTGGCGTTTCCCAAGGCAACACTGGAGCATCACGCACAAGGCCATGGCGATGCCAACCTGGACGCCGACCGCGTGCAGCAGATCATCGGCAACCTGGTGGCCAACAGCGTGGCCTATGGCGACCTGCAACAGCCGATCACGGTGACGTCGCGGCTGGGCGATGGTGCCTGCGAAGTGTCAGTACACAATTATGGGGCGGCGATTCCCAAAGTGCTGCTGGCCGGGCTGTTCGAGCCCATGACCCGTGGCACCGACCAAGGCAGCGATGTGCGCAGTGTGGGCCTTGGCCTGTATATCGTGCGCGAGTTGGCCAAGGTACACGGCGGGGATGTGGCGGTGAGTTCCTGTACCACACTCGGCACCACATTTACCGTGAAGTTTCAGGGCACGTAGACGCTGCCCTGCATGACCGGCTCCACACTGCCCGTCAGCACCACATCGCCCTCGCCTGCCCAGTGCACGGTCACGGTGCCGCCGTCGCATTGCACCTGCACCGTGGCATCCAGCAACCCACGCCGAATCCCATTGACCACCGCCCCACAGCAGCACGAGCCGGAACCCAACGGCACGCCACCGCCGCGCTCCCAGATACGCAGGCGGATGTGGCCCCGGTCGAGCACCTGCACGAAATGCACATTGGTCTTGGCCGGGAACAGTGGGTGGTTTTCCAGCGCCGGGCCCAGGGCCGCTACGTCGACAGCCGCGATGTCTTCCACGAAAAACGTGCAATGGGGGTTGCCCATGCTGCACGCCGCCGGGTTGCCTTCCAGAGGCAAGGTGCGTGTGTCCATGGCTTCAGCCAGCGGTACTGCCGACCACTCCAGCGAAGGCTCGCCCATATTCACCGACACTTGCCGCCCCGGCGCACGCACGCAGGTCAGCAGGCCCCGATCAGTGCGCAGCACCACCGAATCCGTGCCGGCCTCATGCATCAAACGGTCGGCCACACCACGGGTGGCGCTGCCGCAGGTTGCCAGTGGCGTGCCGTTGGGGTTCCAGAACTTGATGCGCGCGGCGGCGTCTTCACAGTCGAGCAGCACAGCCAGCTGGTTGAAGCCGATTCCGGTGTGGCGGTTACCCAACTGGCGGGCGATTTGCGGGCTAATCGGATCGTCGAGTCCACGGCGGTCAACGATGATGAAATCGTCGCCGTGGGCGTGCATTTTTACGAACGGCAAAGGCATCGGCTGTCCCGTGGTCGACCTGTGGGGGAACTGAAGGATACTCTGAACCGGCCCAACCCCATCGAGAGCAACTCATGTTAATTGTCTTCAGCGGACTGCCCGGCACCGGCAAAACCACGATTGCCCAGGCATTGGCGCGCCAGATCGGCGCGGTTTACCTGCGCATCGACGTGATCGAACAGGCGATCCGCGAAGCTGGCGTACTGTCGACTGATGTGGGCGCCAGCGGCTATGGCGTGGCGAATGCGCTGGCGTTGAGTAATCTAAGCTTGGGCCACACCGTGGTGGCCGATTGCGTGAACCCGGTCGAGGAAAGTCGGGAAGCGTGGAAGACCGTAGCGGCAACGGCAGAGGTGGCGTTGCTGGATGTCAGGGTGATTTGCTCTGACCGGCTGGAACATCAACGGCGGGTAGAAGCCCGTGCGGGGGATATTGCCGGCCTGGCGCCTCCAACCTGGGCGTCGGTTCTGGTGCATGAGTACCAAGATTGGAATGAAGCACCGCTGACAGTCGACACCGCCTTCATGACGCCAGATCAGGCAACTGCAATGATTTTGACAAGTCTCACTTCTACGGCAAAAGAGGTCTTTGTAGTGAGCGGGCTTGCCCCGCGCCGGGCTGCAAAGCAGCCCCAGTAAGACCACCCCGCATCACTCCCGCGAGAACCTAGCCCGAATTCAGGGCTGCTCCGCAGCCCGGCGCGGGGCAATCCCGCTCACTACAGGCCCGCGGTGGTGTCGAGCGAGTGCCTCAGAGCACACTCCCCATCGCCTTCATCAACACCAGGTCCCGCGCATAAATATCCGGCGCGTACACCAACCCACCCTGGCGGTCGACCTCGACCGTCCAGTAGCCCAACAGCACCGGCACCGGTGTCGCCAACCTGAACTCATGGGTCACGCCGGTCGCCAGCAGCTCATCCGTACGGGCGCGCTCAGCCGGGCTTACCAATAAATCCCTGAGCAACAACGGTTGCTCGACCCGCACACAGCCCGAGCTGAACGCCCGCGGCCCTTTGGTAAACAGCGGCTGGCTGGGCGTGTCATGCAGGTACACCGAAAACGGGTTGGGAAAGCGCATCACAATCTTGCCCAGCGGGTTGCGCGGGCCGGCTTCCTGGCGCAGCAGGATATTGCCGGGGCGCGCCCAGTCAATTTGCTCGGGTGCCAGCGGGTGGCCTTCGGCGTCGAGCACTTGCAGGTTTTGCTGGCGCAGGTATTCGGGGTTGAGGCGGATGGCCGGGAGCTTGTCCTCGCGCATGATGGTGGGCGGGATGGTCCAGGTGGGGTTGAGCGTCAGCCGCGTGATGCGCGATTTGAGCAGTGGCGTCTGACGTTCGGCGCGACCCACTTGCAGGCGAGTTTGCCATACCGGGATGCCGCTCTGATACACGCTCAGTTGCGCAGCGGCGACGTTGACCAGCACGCCTTCAGGCTCCAGGTCCTGGGCCAGCCAGCGGAAGCGTTCAAGGTTGATGCGCAGTTGTTCGCGACGGATCGCCGGGCTGATATTCAGTTCCGCGACGGTGCCGGCGCCGATCACGCCGTCAGCCTGCAATGAGTGGCTGAGCTGGAAGGCCTTGACCGCCTTGACCAGCTCGTCGTGGTACTGCTTGCCGCTGGAGGCCTTGGCCAGGTAGCCGCCACTGATCAGGCGTCGCGCCAGTTCCGGCACGCGCGGGTCTTCCATGCCGGGGCGCAACAGTGGGCCGCTGGCGACCGGGTCCCAATGGGGCAACGGCTGCTGGCGCACAGTGGAATAGGCGTTACGCAGGCTGCGGTAGAGGTCCGCGCTGGGACGGGCCTGGTCAAACGCCTGGGCCATGTCTTGCAGGCCGGTGGCGGCAAAGGCCAGCACTTCGATGTTGGGGTCGCGGGTGGGCGGTTGGGAATGCCACAACGGTTCGAAGCGCGATTGCTGCAGGCGCCCGTAGTGCAGATCCTGCAGGGCTTGCAGGTAGCTTTGGCTGATGCTGATATCGCTGCACAGCACGTTGGCCGTGGCGTCCGCCGAAGGCAAGCTATAGTGGGTGGGGTTCAGGCCGTCATCGGCGAGCATTTGCAGTTGGGTGTGCAAGGCTTGGCGGCGCTCTTCGGCGGACCACAACGGCGCGTTGCCCTGCTGTTGGTAGAACGCTTGCAGGCGCAGTTGGCCGACGGCATCGATCTGCGTTGCCAGGCCTGGGCAGACACTGGGCAGTTGCGCCAACGCCTGTTGCACGGGCGCCAGATCGACCGGCGCCGGCGTGGTCACCGGCAACGGCTCAACCGGCAGTGCCTCGGCTGTCGCGACCAATGGTGCAACGAGCAGGCAAATGCTCAAGTAACATGCGTGTTTTTTGAACAATTGTCTTAGCTCCAATCCACAGCGGGGGGATGTACTGTAGATGTTGAATTTTCTTTGCCGCCTCGGCCTGATCGCCATGCCCTTGGTTACGTTGAGCAATTTTGCGCTCGCCGCCAATGGGATTCCTCCTTCCTTGTATAGCAGCCTGGCGCGCTCGGCTCCAGAACTCAATCCCACTGTCTTGAAAAGCGCCCTGAACGCGGTGCAGTGCGCGGTGAATAACGGCGAAGAACGTTCCGATCGCCTGGCCGTCATTGATTACTCCCAGCCCTCGACCGCCCGTCGGCTGTGGATCTTCGATTTGCGCAAGAAGACCCTGGTGCTGCGCGACCTAGTGGCCCATGGCGCCAAATCCGGGGAGAACTTCGCCACGCAGTTCTCCAACCTGGAAGGCAGCCACCAATCCAGCCTGGGCCTGTTCCGCACCCAGGAGAGTTATCTGGGCACCCACGGTTACTCATTGCGCATGGATGGCCTGGAGCCGGGCTTCAATGACCAGGCCCGCGACCGCGCCATCGTGATTCATGCCGCCGACTACGTGAGCCCGTTGTGGAGCAAGCGCGAAGGCCGTATCGGCCGCAGCCAGGGTTGCCCAGCCGTGCGCCCGCAGGTGGCGCGCCAGGTAGTGGATAAACTCAAGGATGGGCAGTTCATGTTTTCGTGGTACCCCGACCAGCGCTGGTTGAAGTCCTCGACGTACCTCAATTGCAAACCCCAACAGGTGGCGAGTAGTCGTACAATCCGTGGCGGATAGCCTGTCCCCATAGATAAAAAAGAGAGCGTCGAATGCTTTTACACCAATCCACCTGGATCGAGATCGGGCAGTTTCTGGAGCGCAGCCGCACGGTGGTGATCCCCATCGGTTCGAACGAGCAGCACGGCCCCACCGGCCTGCTCGGTACCGACTGGATGTGCCCGGAAATCATCGCCCACGAGGCGCAAAAGAATGCCGACATCCTCATCGGCCCGACCTTCAACATCGGCATGGCCCAGCACCACCTGGGCTTCCCCGGCACCATTTCCCTGCGCCCTTCCACCTTCATGGCCGCCATTGGCGACTGGGTGCGTTCGCTGGCCGGGCACGGTTTCGAGAAGATCCTGTTCCTGAACGGCCATGGCGGCAATATCGCCACGATTGAAGCGGCGTTTTCCGAGCTGTACGCCGAAGCGAGCTTCGCCCGCCGCCCGGCCGGTTTTGCGTTGAAGCTGGTGAACTGGTGGGACCTGGAAGGCGTGAGTGACCTGGCTCAGCGCCAATTTCCGGTGGGCCATGGCAGCCATGCCACGCCATCGGAGATCGCGGTGACGCAGTGGGCGTACCCGGACTCGATCAAGACTGCCGACTACTCGCCACAAATCGCCAACACCGGGCCGATCCGCGAAGCGCTGGACTTCCGCGCGCGTTTCCCAGATGGGCGCATGGGCTCGGACCCAGCGCTGGCGACGGTAGAGAAAGGTGGGGAATTGGTGGCACTGGCGGCTCAAGGGCTGATCAAGACGGTCAACACCTTCAGCAACGAAGCCAAACCCTAGGCCCTACACACATCCAAACTGTGGGAGCTGGCTTGCCTGCTCCCACAGGGATCGTGTGTTACTTACATTCCTGTGCAGCCAGCTCCAACCGCGACGGCGTAATCGTCGACGCCAGTGGCTTGCGTTCATACAAGAACACCTTGGCGCCCTCCTGGGACTTGTAGGCTTCCAGTACATCGTCGGCGGCAATCTTGCTGGTCAACAACACCCTGGCGTGGCGCGAGCCTTGTGTCACGGTGGAGGTAATCCCGTGCTTTTCCAGCTTGGGCAATACACATTGCACATAAGCCTCGGGAGCCTTGCTGGTTTGCAGGGTCAGCGTTGGTGCGTTGGGAGCAGAAACACAACCGGCCAGCAACAGGGAAGCAAAGGCCAAGCCCGGGGCGAAAAAAGAGCGCATGAAAAATTCCTGACTATAAAAATAATGGTTCACATCAACCCGCACGGACTAACGCCTTGAGCGACGCATCGAACTGCTTCAAGGCATCCAGCTGCACATCCCGCTGCTGCTCGATCTGCGCGGCAATCTCTGGCACGGCCTTGTTACGTACCCACACCGACGGCACCTGCTTGTGCACCGAGCCTTCGGCCTTGGCGATGTATTGCAGGTTCGCGTCATAGAACCGCGCAATAAAACGCGCTTCGACTTGGTCATTACGCTGGGTCAACAGTTGGTTATGGGTATCGAGCATCACCACCACATCGGGGTGAGCCTGCACCAGGACATCCATGTTGTCGTAGACAGTCACCGACAAAAAACTGCCTTGCAGCGAGTTCATCAACCAATCAATGGCCAATTCCGGGTCGGAACTGTTGACGAACGCCTGGCGGATGCGCCCGTCGAGGGCATCCTTGGCGCCATTCAAGGCCATGTCGTGGTAGCGTTCAAGGTAGCTGAGGTTGTCGCGGGTGTTATCGCTCAACAACACACCTACCGACTGCGTGTGCTGTAGCGAGTCTACGCTACTGACGATAGGTAGCAAATGGCTATCATCGGCGAGTGCGACGTTGTTCACGACGACCGTGCCAAGCATCAGGGCCATCAAAGCTAGTTGAATAAACGTCCTCATCGCGCATTTCCTTGAACAGCGTCTCGATGGGGGGATTTTCCGCTTTTCCTGCAAAAACAGAACTTGCGATCCGTGATGGTGACTATTATCTGAACCGATAGTGCACCCATAAAACCTATAAGGACCACGCCATGAAGCCCCACCAGAAAACCTTCGACCGCATCCGCGAAGCCGTACTACCGGAGTTTCGCGAGCGGGTCGCCGATTACCTGGTCGATTATGAAAACGTGCTGCAGGATGACGCGGCGGATGCCAGCCGAGTCACGGCCAGCGCCCAGCAACTGCGCGGCTACCTGCGCGGCCTGAACACCACGCGAGTGCTGGGCATGGCGGACTGGGAAGACCTGGACCGCCGCGTCTTGCAGATCACTGAACGCTCTACAGCGCAGGGCGTTGTTGATTGACCCACGCCTGCACCGACGGCCGCTGCCACTGGCGCTGCGCGTATTCCACCAACTCGGCGGGCACGTTGTCGCCGTTGAGAATCAAGCGATTGAGCATTACCGCCAAGTCCACATCGGCAATTGACCATGCGCCGAACAGATAGGCCGGGTTACCCACCAACAACGCCTGTGCCGCACTGATCAACTTCGCGGCGGCGGCTTCGGCCACGGGTGACAGCGGCGGCATCTTCTGCCCATAGAACACCACCATCGTCGAGCGTTCCTGGCGAATCGGCAGCAAATCGCTGCGCAGCCACGCCTGCACCTGCCGCGCCCTCGCCCGCTGTTTGGGGTCGGCCGGGTACACCGGCGTTTCGGGATAAACCTGCTCCAGGTACTCGGTGATCGCCGAAGACTCCGACAGTGCAAATTCACCTTCTACCAAGGTGGGCACACGCTGGGTCAGGGACAGTTGGGCGAAATCAGCCGTCTGGTTCTGCGCAGCGTCCAAGTCCAGGGTGAGCGTGTCGAACGCCAGGCCCTTTTCCTTCAGGGTCACGAACACCGACATGGCGTAGGGGCTGGTATACAAATGATCAACATACAGACGCAACGGTCGCTGGCTCATAACGGCTCTCCTTGAATGGAACACCACGCTACGAGATGTGCCGCGAGAAAGACAATGCGCTGTTTTTATGGGGGCATTCCTGGCAGGAATAGCCAAGCTAGGCTTTGACGGCCAGGCCTGCCAAGGTAGACTCGCCGCCTCGCGTGCAACCCTGCACGGCCGGAAAGGGATTTTCGTCTTGCGCTTGCCTTTTGTGTTTTGCCTGCCCCTCTTCGCCGCTTCGTGGATAGCCATGGCCGACGAAAACTCATCGCCTCCCGGCGAAGCGCAGTACCAGGAAGCAGTCGCGGTCCTGGCGAAAACCGACCCACAGCTCGCCGACCTGATGCGGTCCGTGCAGGCCAACCAGAAGGCGGCGGACTTTGATCAGAAAATGCGCGAGCTGGGCGAGCCATTTCGTCTCACCGAGCGACTGCTGAGCGAGTCGGCAACGGCCGGGCACCCTGTCGCGCAATATCGGCTGGTGTTGCTTTACCAGTCTTATCTGGTCCCCGGTAAAGAACAGGAGATGTGCGACCTCTCGGCGTCAAGCCTGGAGGCAGGCTTCGCCCCTGCCGCCCTGTATCTGGCCAATGCCTGCCTGAGTTACACCCAAGGCCCACGGTATGAACCGGCGCTGCAAGGCGCTCTCGCGAAATTGCCCGACTATGCTCGCTATTACCCGCAACCGACCGTCTGGCTAACGTGCGGCGCGCCACCCACGGGCGTTGAACTGCAACTGGGCAGTGCAAACGACTTCCGCGCTGAGCTCTACAAATTGCTCGCCAGTCAGACTGATAAGAGGAAGGCGTTGCCCCTGCGCATCGAATACCTGGAGAAAGCGCTGGCAAGCAACGGTTGCCCGTATGCGCGCGAGCGGCTGGACATCTACCGACCCGCTCAATAAAACCCTGCTCTATCCAGCAAAGCCACCCTCATCCAGAAACACACGCTCTTCATCCGTGGTCTCTCGAGCCAACACCTCATTACGATGGGGAAAGCGTCCGAAACGCTCGATGATCGCGGCGTGCTCCTTGGCCCAATGGTAGGTGTTGGCGTCCAGTTGCTGGTTGAGGATCAGGGAGCGCTGCTGATCAGCCGGGTTCTCCGAATGTTCGAACGGCAGGTAGCAGAACGCACGCAACGCCGGTTCGATCTGCCGGTCCAGCCCGGCGTCCACCATGCGCTGGGCATACAGCCGCGCCAGCGGGTCGGTGGCGAACATATGCGCGGTGCCACGAAAGGTATTGCGGGGGTATTGGTCGAGCAGGATCAGCAGGGCCAGCGCGCCCTCCGCCGAGTCCAGCCAGCTTTCCAGCTCGCGCCGGGCGGCTTGCAGGTGGGCGGCATGGAAGGTGTCGCGGAACGTAGCGTCGAAGACGTCGTCCTTGGCGAACCAGCGTTTTGGGCCGGCGTGTTTCCAGAAGTCGATGACGGCATTTGGCGTTGTCATGATGAGAGGCCTAGGCAAGCGATTCATCTGACGGTATCAGAATCCATCGCCTGGCCGGGATCAAATATGGGAGCGGCGTCGCTGGTTAGAAATCCACCGTCGCCGAGAGTTTGACGGTGCGCGGCTCACCCTGGGTAAGGTAATTATTGGCCGTCGACGCCGACGCCCAATACGCTTTGTTCGCCACGTTCTCGACGTTGGCGCGCAGGGTGATGTACTTGTCGTCGGCCTTGAAACCATAACGGGCGCCGAGATCGACACGGGTCCAGGCGGGGATGCTCAGGGTGTTGGTGGCGTTGACGTACTCGCCACCGGTGCGCAGCATCCGTGCGTTGACGGCGGCGCCCTGGATGCCGGGAATGTCCCAGTCGGCGCCGACGTTGTACTGGAAGCGCGGTACGCCGGCGGCGCGATTGCCGTCGCTGAGGCCGTTGGAGGTGTTCTTCAATTCGGTGTTCATCCAGGTCGCACCGGCCAGCAGGCGCAGGCCGTCAATTGGTTCGCCGAAGACGTTCAACTCCACACCTTTGTTGATCTGCTCGCCGTCGACGCTGAAGGTGTCCAGGGTATTGCCGGGCAGGCGCGATGTGGCGTTGTTCGGCTGCTCGATACGGTAAACACCCAAGGTCGCACCAAAGCTGTCCCAATCCAGCTTCACCCCTGCTTCCGTCTGTTTGCTGCGGTTAGGCGCAAAGACCTCACCAGGGTTGGTGACATTGGTCAACGGCGCGGTTGGCCCCTGGGCCAGCCCTTCAATGCGGTTGGCGTAGAACGACACGTGCTCCCACGGCTTTACCACCAGGCCATACACGGGTGTGGTGATGGTCTCGGCGTAGTTGGCATTGCGCACGCCTGTGGTGGTATTCCACGCGTCCACCTCAATGGTCTGGCGCCGCACGCCCAGGGTCAGCAACACACGATCGTCAATAAAGCCCAGGGTGTCGGACACCGCCGCGCTTTTGATGCGGTTTTTGCCGACGATGCGCGGGTCGTGGATATCACTGCCGAAGTAGGTGACAGACGGACGCGGAATCTGCACCGGGTCATACAGATTGCCCGGCTGACGATTGGCCTGCTGGATCGCTTCAAACGCCGAACGCTGCTCACCCCAGATGCCAGACAAACCGACGTTGACCTGATGAGTCACCGCCCCCGTGTTGAAATGCCCGTTCAAGCCGGCCATGGCGCTTTTGTTGTCTTCATCGTGAGGCGAGTACAAAAAGCCCACGCGACCGCTGCCATTGTTGCCCACGTACAGCGACGAATACTGACCATTTTCCCGCGTGTGCTTGGCCCCGCCGCCCACGTAGGCCGTCCAGCTTTCATTCAGGTCGTACTCGGCATTGAACATGCCGTAGGTGTCTTCCAGCTCCGACCAGCTCCAGTCCTGGGCGTAGTTGTGCTTTGGCGATGGCGCCTCTGGCACTTGGGTGCCATTCGGGTACACCACCGAGCGGCCATTGTTGATGCGCTGTTTCTGGTAGCCGACATCGGTGGACACCCGCAGGCGATCGCCACGGTAATCCAGGGCGACGGCCACCAATTGCGAGCTTCTGAATTCATCCTCGATGGCCGTGTCGCCACCGTGCTTGGCCAGGTTAACCCGCGCGCCAAAGCGGTTGTCTTCGCCAAAACGCTGGCCCAGGTCGAGGTGGCCGCCGCTTTGACCATCGGTAGTGGTGTCGAGGGTGACGCTGCGGGTCGGCGTGTCTTCGGCGCGCTTGGGCACCAGGTTGACGCTGCCGCCAATGCCGCTGCCCGCTGGCGATACACCATTGACGAACGCATTGGGGCCTTTGAACAACTCGACACGCTCCAGCGCTTCGGTGGTGATGATCTGCCGCGGCAGCACGCCGTACAGGCCGTTGAAGGCAATGTCATCGGTGTTCAGCGGCAGGCCGCGAATGGTAAACACCTGGGAGAAATTGCCGAAGCCTGACGATTGGCGCACCGACGCGTCATTGAGCAGCACATCCCCCACGGTGCGCGCCTGCTGGTCGG
Encoded proteins:
- a CDS encoding TonB-dependent receptor; this translates as MTFTPHPIRPLKALSLAVALAAIAPLHSAVAADAASTSAVRSYSLAPGPLGNVLAQFAALSGVPLSFDSTLLNDQQSAGLQGGYTAQSGFMQLLQGSGYTLQNTGANGYTVVPQATGDALELGATTISGESGAQADTYAGGQVARSARLGVLGNRSINDVPFSVVSYTAKTIADQQARTVGDVLLNDASVRQSSGFGNFSQVFTIRGLPLNTDDIAFNGLYGVLPRQIITTEALERVELFKGPNAFVNGVSPAGSGIGGSVNLVPKRAEDTPTRSVTLDTTTDGQSGGHLDLGQRFGEDNRFGARVNLAKHGGDTAIEDEFRSSQLVAVALDYRGDRLRVSTDVGYQKQRINNGRSVVYPNGTQVPEAPSPKHNYAQDWSWSELEDTYGMFNAEYDLNESWTAYVGGGAKHTRENGQYSSLYVGNNGSGRVGFLYSPHDEDNKSAMAGLNGHFNTGAVTHQVNVGLSGIWGEQRSAFEAIQQANRQPGNLYDPVQIPRPSVTYFGSDIHDPRIVGKNRIKSAAVSDTLGFIDDRVLLTLGVRRQTIEVDAWNTTTGVRNANYAETITTPVYGLVVKPWEHVSFYANRIEGLAQGPTAPLTNVTNPGEVFAPNRSKQTEAGVKLDWDSFGATLGVYRIEQPNNATSRLPGNTLDTFSVDGEQINKGVELNVFGEPIDGLRLLAGATWMNTELKNTSNGLSDGNRAAGVPRFQYNVGADWDIPGIQGAAVNARMLRTGGEYVNATNTLSIPAWTRVDLGARYGFKADDKYITLRANVENVANKAYWASASTANNYLTQGEPRTVKLSATVDF